A stretch of DNA from Roseovarius faecimaris:
TGTCAAGGGCGGCGGTGTGCCCTGCCTTGTGGCGGTGGACAATGACGCGTCGGGCCGCGCGCTGGAGATCGGGCTCAGCTATTGCTCGGCCATCGGCGGCGGGCGTTCGGGCATCATCGAGACAAATTTCCGCGAAGAGTGCGAAACCGACCTCTTTGGCGAGCAGGCCGTGCTCTGCGGTGGTCTGGTCGAGCTGATCCGCATGGGCTTCGAAACGCTGGTCGAGGCCGGGTATGCGCCCGAGATGGCCTATTTCGAGTGTCTGCACGAGGTGAAGCTGATCGTCGATCTGATCTATGAAGGCGGTATCGCCAACATGAACTACTCGATCTCCAACACGGCGGAATATGGCGAGTATGTCTCGGGTCCGCGGGTTCTGCCTTATGAGCAGACCAAGAAAGAGATGAAGGCGATTCTGACCGACATCCAGACCGGTAAGTTCGTGCGTGACTTCATGCAGGAAAACGCCGTGGGCCAGCCCTTCTTCAAAGGGACGCGCCGGATGAATGACGCCCACCAGATCGAGGAAGTCGGCGCCAAACTGCGGGCGATGATGCCCTGGATTTCGGCTGGCAAACTGGTGGATCAGGAGAAGAACTGATCACGAAGGTGGGTTGAAAACCCACCCGACATCTTTATCCATGGAGAGGGGCATCCGGGCATGGATGTCCCTTTTCCTTTGAAAGGTCTGTCATGCATCAGGTCACGGCAAAGCACTGGATATTGCTGGCGGGGCTGGCGATGGTCTGGGGCGCGTCCTTCATGTTCATGTCGGTGGCGCTGCGCGGGGTGGGGCCGCTGGTGATGGCGGCCTCCCGGATCAGCTTGGGCGCTTTGGCGCTTCTGATTGTGCTGGCGCTGATGGGGCGGCGGCTGCCGTCCTGGCGCGGGGAGAATGGGCCGACCATCTGGGCCTTTGCGCTGGCGATGGCGCTCTTTTCCAATGCGATCCCGTTCTTTCTGCTGGGCTGGGGGCAGCAGGTGGTGGCCTCGGGCTTTGCAGGCGTCTGCATGGCGGTCGTGCCGCTGCTGATCCTGCCGCTGGCGCATGTGTTTGTGCCGGGCGAGAGGATGAGCCTGCGGCGGCTCACTGGTTTTGTGATGGGGACGCTGGGGGTGATTGTGTTGATCGGGCCTGCGGCTTTCGCCTCGACCGGCGCGGATCTGGAACTCCTGGCCAAGCTTGCCTGTGTGGCGGCGGCGGCCTGCTATTCGGTGGGCTCGATCTGCACGCGGCTCTGTCCGGAGGTGGACCGGATCGCGCTGTCCGCGGCGGTGCTGTCGCTCGCGAGCATTGTTCTGGTGCCGGTGGCACTGGCGGTGGAGGGCTGGCCGGAAAGTATTGACCATACGACCCTTTTGGCGCTGCTCTATCTTGGTGTTTTGCCCACGGGCGTGGCACAGGTGGTGCTGGTGATTGTCAACCGTGAGGCGGGGCCGGTGTTTTTCAGCCTGGTGAATTATCAGGTGCCGCTCTGGTCGGTGTTCTTCGGTTCGGTCTTCCTGCTGGAGCCGCTGCCGCCCAGTCTGCTCCTGGGGCTGGCCTTGATCCTGAGCGGGGTGGCGCTGAGCCAGTTGGGACGGCTCCGAAAGTTGTTCTCCGGGCGCTGAAGAAAATTCGTACGAATTTTCTTATGGTCCCGTGGCGGCCCGCCAGAGCGCCAGGGCCTGTGCCGTCTCGGTCACGTCATGCACGCGCAACATCTGCACCCCTTGCGCCACGCCCGCAAGCGCCACGGCGACAGAGCCATGCACCCGCGCTCCGGCCTCTTCCACACCGCTCAGCGTCCCGATGAAGCGTTTGCGCGAGGCCCCAAGCAGGATGGGGCAGCCGATACCGTGAAAGAGCGAAAGACTGCGCAGGAGCGTCAGGTTATGCTCAAGGGTTTTTCCGAAGCCGATGCCGGGGTCGATGATCATCTGGCTGCGCGGGATGCCGAGTGCTTCAAGTGCGCTTACCCGCCCTTCAAGATAGTCATAGATGTCGAGCGCCACATTGTCGTAGCGCGGATCGTTCTGCATGATTTCCGGTGTGCCCTGGGCATGCATGATGCAGACGGGCAGGCGCGATTTGGCGGCAAACGGGGCCAGCGCGGGGTCGAAGGTGAAACCGGCCACATCGTTGATCAGGGTCGCCCCCGCTTCATGCGCGTCGCGGGCGACCGCGGCTTTGCGCGTGTCGATGGAAATGGGCAGGTCGGTCTCGGCACGCAGGGCGCGGATCACCGGCGCCGTGCGGCGGATTTCTTCGGCGATGGCCACTTCTGCCGCGCCTGGCCGGGTGGACTCGCCTCCGATATCGACGATCTGCGCGCCGGCCTTCTGCATGGCGCGCGCGCGGGCGAGGGCGATCCCGGGGTCGAAATGCTCCCCACCGTCGGAAAAGCTGTCAGGGGTGACATTGAGAATACCTATGAGAGAAGGGGCATCGAACGCGATCCCGCAAATGGCAGGCCGCGGGGCGGTGAGGCGGAGCAGCGCCTCCTCCGGCACCTCTTCCGCGGGGATCAGCCGCGCGGGGGCGTCACGGTGCAGCTCTTCGACCCGGTCGAACCAGCACCATCCCCCGGCAAGGGTATGGGCCCCTGCGGGGCGGGCGGCATCGGTATTTGGAATCGGGCGGTAATAGGTCATTCGCGGCTTGCCTCCGGGGATCGGCGATGAGCCTTGCCGTTCAGGGGGGTGACAAGGGGCAGGCGGCCCCGGATCAGGCCCGGGGCGGGGGCGTGCGTTGTCAAACTCATAGGCCCGATTGCGCGATGTCCTGAATCAGCACGGGCACGGGCGAGGCCTTGGGCGGGGCTTCTCCGATCAATAGCAGGTCGGAGGCCTCGATATGCCCGGCGAACCAGGCGGCGAGGGCCACCGGATCGTCCGGGCCGACCGTTGGCCCATCCACCGCGTCGAGCACGATCTTGGACGGGGCCCAGACGCTGATCTGGCCATTTTTCATCGACCAGTCCAGTTCGGTGCGGGTTTCGACCACCACGCAGCGATCGTCACGCCCGGCGAGCACCCAGGCGTTTTGTTCCAGCGCCAGAAGATCCACCCGGCGCTGAGTCATCCTGTGGCCGGTTTTCGGACCTTCCACATCTGGCAGGCCGACACAGAGGATCACAGGCTCGGCACGCGCTTCCAATTGGTCGAGCCAGCGGTTGAGGTTGGGCGAGCGGATGGCGGCATTGGTGAGATACACGATATGCGGATGGGGCGTGATATCCGCATGGGGCGAGACCGGCTTGGTCTTGAGATCGTCGACAGAGCGGACAATCTCCACGCCAAGCGCGCCCGGCCCGCGATCCAGCTTTTCGATGCGGATAAAGGTGCGCATGGCCTGCGGTTCCAGAAGGATGCGCTCGGCAATGCGCTCGGCCAGGGTTTCAAGCAGATTCAGCCGTTCAGCGGCCAGTTCAGCGGCAATCGCCTCGGTCACACGATCATAGGACAGGATACGGTCCACATCGTCGTCGATCGCATCAGTCAGCGGGCGGACCTCGACCACGACATTGAAGCAAATACGCTGGGTTGTGCCGCGCTCAGCCTGAAAGGCGCCGATCTCCACCTCGACGATATGATCGCGCAGTGAGATGCGGTCGAGTGGGCCGTCGGGCGCCGTGGCGTCGGCGCGGGCCGAGGGATGCTCGAAAGCGAGGCGGATTTCGTGGGGCATGGTGCGCCCTCCGGTCAGGTCCTGGTCGCGCCGGACTTATCATGAGGGCTTGGGCGGGTGAAAGGGGGAATACGACCCGCAAGACGCGCCTTGCGGCACACTGCCGGTGTGGCCGTAAAAAAATGGGGTCAGGCAAGGCCCGATCGCACGAGGGACATGATGGTGCGATGGAGGACCCTACCTGACCCTTAGGCCGGAGGCTTTGCTGCCGTCACTT
This window harbors:
- the ilvC gene encoding ketol-acid reductoisomerase, which codes for MRVYYDRDCDINLIKDMNVAILGYGSQGHAHALNLRDSGAKNVVVALREGSASAKKAEGEGLKVMGIAEAAAWCDLIMFTMPDELQAETYKKYVHDNLKDGAAIAFAHGLNVHFGLIEPKPGVDVIMMAPKGPGHTVRGEYVKGGGVPCLVAVDNDASGRALEIGLSYCSAIGGGRSGIIETNFREECETDLFGEQAVLCGGLVELIRMGFETLVEAGYAPEMAYFECLHEVKLIVDLIYEGGIANMNYSISNTAEYGEYVSGPRVLPYEQTKKEMKAILTDIQTGKFVRDFMQENAVGQPFFKGTRRMNDAHQIEEVGAKLRAMMPWISAGKLVDQEKN
- the folP gene encoding dihydropteroate synthase, giving the protein MTYYRPIPNTDAARPAGAHTLAGGWCWFDRVEELHRDAPARLIPAEEVPEEALLRLTAPRPAICGIAFDAPSLIGILNVTPDSFSDGGEHFDPGIALARARAMQKAGAQIVDIGGESTRPGAAEVAIAEEIRRTAPVIRALRAETDLPISIDTRKAAVARDAHEAGATLINDVAGFTFDPALAPFAAKSRLPVCIMHAQGTPEIMQNDPRYDNVALDIYDYLEGRVSALEALGIPRSQMIIDPGIGFGKTLEHNLTLLRSLSLFHGIGCPILLGASRKRFIGTLSGVEEAGARVHGSVAVALAGVAQGVQMLRVHDVTETAQALALWRAATGP
- a CDS encoding dihydroneopterin aldolase — its product is MPHEIRLAFEHPSARADATAPDGPLDRISLRDHIVEVEIGAFQAERGTTQRICFNVVVEVRPLTDAIDDDVDRILSYDRVTEAIAAELAAERLNLLETLAERIAERILLEPQAMRTFIRIEKLDRGPGALGVEIVRSVDDLKTKPVSPHADITPHPHIVYLTNAAIRSPNLNRWLDQLEARAEPVILCVGLPDVEGPKTGHRMTQRRVDLLALEQNAWVLAGRDDRCVVVETRTELDWSMKNGQISVWAPSKIVLDAVDGPTVGPDDPVALAAWFAGHIEASDLLLIGEAPPKASPVPVLIQDIAQSGL
- a CDS encoding DMT family transporter → MHQVTAKHWILLAGLAMVWGASFMFMSVALRGVGPLVMAASRISLGALALLIVLALMGRRLPSWRGENGPTIWAFALAMALFSNAIPFFLLGWGQQVVASGFAGVCMAVVPLLILPLAHVFVPGERMSLRRLTGFVMGTLGVIVLIGPAAFASTGADLELLAKLACVAAAACYSVGSICTRLCPEVDRIALSAAVLSLASIVLVPVALAVEGWPESIDHTTLLALLYLGVLPTGVAQVVLVIVNREAGPVFFSLVNYQVPLWSVFFGSVFLLEPLPPSLLLGLALILSGVALSQLGRLRKLFSGR